The genome window CAGAGTACATTGTAAACACTCAACATTGGATATATGAATGAACAAACTAACAAATGATGGTTTCTATTCATACATGAATTGTATGAGGGAATCTTCTGCTAGTGAACTGATCGCAGCAAGTTCAATTTCCAGATAATTACAAATTAAGAACAAGGTAAGACCATACTTCGACCACAACTGTTTTCAAGACAGCTTCTGAAGCTGACAGGAGCTGGTTAGGATGCTTGGTCACCTGATCAGGCCCTTGGTACTCTAGTTCCCCCAATGACTccccttctgtcttttttttttttggccacgtagAGCAGCATGTGGTATTCTacttccctgaacagggatcgaacctgtgccccctgcagtggaagcgtgaaaGTCCCTCCCCTTCTGTCTTTTCTGTTATGCTCATTCTGCTTTGGACCCATGGACTAGGCGGCCGGGCCGCTCCGCGCGGGaagcccggccccggccccggcccgccgCGCCCACGCCCGCGTCCGCCTTCTCTCGCAGGGCGGACGTCACCGTCACCGACCTGGAGGAGCTGCAGGGCCTGCTGAGGACCAACATCGCGATGAACCGGCATCTCATCACCGGCTCTGTGCGGGCCAGGGCGCTGAAATGGGGGGAAGAAATAGAAGACCTTCCTTCTCCGCCAGACGACATCCTCATGGCCGACTGCATCTACTACGAGGAGCTCCTTCAACTAGACTTTGACTTTGAAAAAATTCCTTTGGAAAAACATGATGAAGAATACCGAAGTGAAGATAGTCACATTTTatacatcagaaagaaaaaatcgAAACTTCCATCGTGAAATCTAGTCACCTTACCCAAGCCTCTAACAACGTGGGTAAGCTAATGATGTGAATGGAGCACGTGAAAACAGCATGGGAAGATTGTGTTCACAGATTTTTCCAGCATGTCCTTAGGGATCCGACATACAGACAACCACCACGGGCCGCCTGCAATACGAAAATtgactgcctgcctgcctgcctgcctgacaATAGGCCTGAAATCCGACTTAGTTTACTTTTAGCTGGGCATCAGGTTCTGCTTAAAAGAAACATTGTGTTATCAGTCACTCCTCAAATAAAAATAGGCACTGAGGTTAGCCTAAAGTCTGCCAAAAATAGTGAAGTAGTATGGTTGACTTGGTGTATTTTCAGGAAACTAGAGACAGGTTGATCTGGTTTCTAAAGAGAGATATCAGTTGCTATATAATGTTTaaattcaaatcaataaattttagtttgtcttcaagataaatttaaaagaagGTTTTATTTTAAGGTATTCAGGCAGtggtttttatcataagtatCTTCCActtcattgcttttaaaatagctttaataCTTgtgttcttttactttaaaaaaaaaaatgaaaatactgtttAGTGGCCAAAGTTCTATGTTTTCCCTTCACCATACTGACTAGAGTATAATTTACTATGTGAGTTAGATAGTAAGTTATTATTCAGTTGATAAAGATGAAAGTTTTGGGGGCCCagctgggagggaggaaaaggtaTCGCTACAAAATTTCTGATTTGAGAGTGGAGTGAGAAGAAGACGCCCCCTTCAGGCGCGCGCATGTACGTGGCTTATGCGCTTTTCCTCATGGAGCTTCCAGGAAAATGTGGCTGAAATCACTGGTGTTAACTTGTTTATATGAAACAGAGAAAGGCATTTAAATAGCTACGAGTGTCGTTctgtatacatttatcaaatgACTTTGATTCTATGTGGTCTCTGTTTTATGTTCTCATGGTGATCATCCATTCACAGACTGATCTGTCAGGACTTCAGTGGCACCAGTTCCAAAGCGTAATAGCAACCAGATGGAATTCTGGTCCTCACAGGCACTGGTGCTAGGTGGCACAATTTATGTGTtaaaataaacattgtttttgaaaaaaaaaaaaaagtcttcattcaAGCCCCTATCtaccccgcccccagcctctaGGAGACCACACTCCTAGCTCCAGCCCTGCTGTTGGGCATCCATCCTGCGGCCTATTAGGGGAAAGAGTCTAGACTCAGGAGCGTGCATTGGTCATTACCGATCCATTACCAGCATCAGGAAACCAACTATGCTCCCTCTTCTCCCATCACCTGTGGCAGCTACTTCCCCTTCCTTATGAATGTGGTGAGTTATGAACGAAAAATCTCCAGTCTCCAGATACCCTCCCTCAACCTCAGAGGGCAACACCAGGAACCCTGCACACAGCAGCCTGCGGGGTGTCTTGCACTGACCTGCTCTTGGTCATTAGTGAGATCAGTGAGAGCTGAGAGGGGAGCATGGGAGCCTGGCTTTGCACCGTCATTGCCCTCAGGCAttcaccccctctcccccacttcccccacaTCTTGAGTGTCCTGAGTTCTGTGCGCTGGGTGGGGTGCCCGGGGttggggagagaagggcagaTCAGACTCAGCCTCATGTTCCTAACCCATCCACCCGGTGTTCAGACCCACCCGGTGTTCAGACTCGTGGTCTGGCCTTTGCTGCCTCTTTTGTTCACTGTCAGACTGTTTCTTGGTGCCCGTTCAGCATTCTAGTTACAgatggtttgtttgcttttctgagtacgtattttatttattttttatacatttatttattttttatttattgactgctttgggtcttcattgctacacgcgggctttctctagttgcagagagcagaggctattcTCCcttggggtgtgcaggcttctcgttgaggtggcttcttttgttgtggagcatggcctctaggcgagccagcttcagtagttgctgcacgagggctcagtagttgtggcaccgcacacggggcttagttgctctgcggcatgtgggatcttcccggaccagggctcaaacccctgtcccctgcattggcaggcagattcttaaccactgcgccaccacggaagccccgagtacattttaaatttaagaatagtttgaggtgtacagaaaagttgcaaagatagtacagagagttcccacataCCTCACACCCAGGTTCCCCTATTGTTAACCTCTTATGTTTGGTGCATAtttgccacaactaatgaaccaatATTAACACATTATGAAGAACTAAAgcccatactttattcagattccCT of Hippopotamus amphibius kiboko isolate mHipAmp2 chromosome X, mHipAmp2.hap2, whole genome shotgun sequence contains these proteins:
- the LOC130841542 gene encoding protein N-lysine methyltransferase METTL21D-like; translation: MEAPANGRQRPKSRAVPPPARDDRSRDGGRPGRSAREARPRPRPAAPTPASAFSRRADVTVTDLEELQGLLRTNIAMNRHLITGSVRARALKWGEEIEDLPSPPDDILMADCIYYEELLQLDFDFEKIPLEKHDEEYRSEDSHILYIRKKKSKLPS